In one Myxosarcina sp. GI1 genomic region, the following are encoded:
- the purS gene encoding phosphoribosylformylglycinamidine synthase subunit PurS, whose protein sequence is MAKYQARVYVTLRPSVLDPAGAAVENGIKQLGYETVENVRIGKYIELSLSATDEAEARQHLDRMCDRLLANTVIENYCFEVTELATV, encoded by the coding sequence ATGGCTAAATATCAGGCTCGCGTTTATGTTACCTTGCGTCCTTCGGTTCTCGATCCTGCGGGAGCGGCGGTGGAGAATGGAATCAAACAGCTTGGTTATGAAACAGTTGAGAACGTTAGAATTGGAAAATACATCGAACTCAGTTTGTCTGCGACGGATGAAGCAGAAGCCAGACAGCACTTAGATCGAATGTGCGATCGCCTGTTGGCAAATACCGTCATCGAAAATTACTGTTTTGAAGTGACCGAACTCGCTACAGTTTAA
- a CDS encoding glycosyltransferase family 2 protein has product MKLIIQIPCYNEEATLGLTLSELPRSLPGVDEIEFLIINDGSRDRTLEVAKACGVHHIINLEHNQGLAKGFMAGIEASLKAGADIIVNTDADNQYCAADIPKLIAPILENRAEIVIGARPIQEIAHFSPVKKFLQKLGSTVVRLASKTNIRDAPSGFRAISREAALKLNVFNEYTYTLETIIQAGQKGMAITSVPIRTNSYLRPSRLVKSIPAYIQRSILTIVRIFMTYRPLQFFTILGSIPFSLGFLLCLRWLLLFWGIFGSNTDKPRVPSLILAAILILIGFQLWIFGSIADLMAVNRTLLEDIQLRLRRNELNKTSKG; this is encoded by the coding sequence ATGAAGCTAATTATTCAAATTCCCTGCTATAACGAAGAAGCTACTTTAGGATTGACTCTCTCAGAACTACCCCGCAGCTTACCAGGCGTTGACGAGATAGAATTTCTCATAATCAACGATGGAAGTCGCGATCGCACTTTGGAAGTAGCTAAAGCTTGTGGAGTCCACCATATCATCAACCTCGAACACAATCAGGGGTTGGCAAAAGGCTTTATGGCGGGGATTGAAGCTTCACTTAAAGCGGGTGCAGACATTATTGTCAATACCGATGCCGACAACCAGTATTGTGCTGCCGACATACCCAAACTAATCGCACCCATCTTGGAAAATAGAGCCGAAATCGTCATTGGTGCCAGACCAATTCAGGAGATCGCGCATTTTTCGCCAGTTAAAAAGTTTCTGCAAAAACTAGGCAGTACGGTAGTGCGCCTTGCCAGTAAAACCAATATTCGCGATGCTCCTAGCGGTTTTCGCGCCATTAGCCGCGAAGCAGCTTTAAAACTAAATGTTTTTAATGAGTATACCTATACTCTAGAAACTATTATTCAGGCAGGACAAAAAGGCATGGCGATAACTTCGGTGCCGATAAGAACCAATAGTTATTTACGTCCCTCTAGATTAGTCAAAAGCATACCTGCATATATTCAGCGGTCTATTTTGACTATCGTTCGCATCTTTATGACTTATCGACCGCTGCAATTTTTTACTATCTTAGGCAGCATACCTTTTAGTTTGGGATTTTTGTTGTGCCTACGCTGGTTATTGCTGTTTTGGGGAATTTTTGGCAGTAACACTGACAAACCTCGCGTTCCCAGCTTGATTCTCGCAGCTATTTTGATTTTGATTGGTTTTCAACTATGGATTTTTGGTTCTATTGCCGACCTTATGGCGGTTAATCGGACTTTACTAGAAGACATTCAGCTAAGATTGCGGCGTAACGAATTGAATAAAACATCAAAAGGATAA
- the nei gene encoding endonuclease VIII has protein sequence MPEGPEVKLEADKISDAIASVPVETIFFAFEHLKPYEAKFAGCLVIKVAAKGKALLIHFDNQLAIYSHNQLYGKWMIRQAHDYPQTNRQLRLAIHNLKKSALLYSASDIEVLDKKAIATHPFLSRLGLDVLNDRTTSAAVVARLQDKRFLKRRLTALLLDQHFLAGVGNYLRSEILFVARVHPTLRPIDCSERQLQQLSLAAIAIPQQSYQTKGITNDIELAAKLKAKGYKRQAYRHWVFNREEEPCFVCGTAIVKETSGGRRYYYCPQCQAKSQPV, from the coding sequence ATGCCAGAAGGTCCAGAAGTAAAGCTAGAGGCAGATAAAATTAGCGACGCGATCGCCTCAGTTCCTGTAGAAACGATTTTTTTTGCATTTGAACATCTCAAACCTTATGAAGCTAAGTTTGCAGGCTGTTTGGTAATAAAAGTAGCAGCTAAAGGCAAAGCTTTGTTAATTCACTTCGACAATCAACTAGCAATTTACAGTCACAATCAGCTTTATGGTAAATGGATGATTCGTCAGGCACATGATTATCCCCAAACCAATCGTCAATTGCGTTTGGCAATTCACAATTTGAAAAAATCGGCTCTACTTTACAGCGCGTCGGATATTGAAGTATTAGATAAAAAAGCGATCGCCACCCATCCGTTTCTCAGTCGCCTCGGATTAGATGTATTAAATGACAGGACAACTTCAGCAGCAGTTGTAGCCAGATTACAAGATAAACGCTTTCTAAAACGTCGTCTTACCGCTTTACTTCTCGACCAGCATTTTTTAGCAGGTGTGGGAAATTATCTCCGCAGCGAAATTTTGTTTGTGGCGCGCGTCCATCCTACTCTGCGACCAATTGACTGTAGCGAACGGCAACTACAGCAGTTGAGCCTAGCGGCGATCGCTATTCCCCAGCAGTCTTATCAAACTAAAGGAATTACCAATGATATCGAACTAGCTGCCAAACTAAAAGCTAAGGGTTATAAACGCCAAGCATACCGCCATTGGGTATTTAATCGCGAAGAAGAACCCTGTTTTGTCTGCGGCACCGCTATTGTCAAAGAAACTTCTGGCGGACGTAGATACTATTATTGTCCGCAATGCCAAGCTAAATCGCAGCCAGTTTGA
- a CDS encoding glutaminyl-peptide cyclotransferase, with the protein MSKIDKKKYFFLLLLIAGLTMWFGMEKFKVSPIQAQNSVPICGYRVVNTYPHDPNAFTQGLVYSHDTLYESTGLRGRSSLRQVELETGKVLQIQRLDNRYFAEGLTLWQERLIQLTWVSHTGFIYDRQSFKKLNTFTYPTEGWGLTHNDSQLIMSDGSDTLYFLDPDTFQEIRHIRVKDGQKPIANLNELEYINGEILANVWLTNRIARISPQTGRVIGWLDLTGIIDPPPALETGAVLNGIAYDALEDRLFVTGKLWNKLFEIEISCQ; encoded by the coding sequence TTGTCTAAAATTGATAAAAAAAAATACTTTTTTTTGCTGTTATTAATTGCAGGATTAACTATGTGGTTTGGTATGGAGAAATTTAAAGTCTCGCCAATCCAAGCGCAAAATTCAGTGCCAATTTGTGGTTATCGAGTTGTTAACACTTATCCTCACGACCCTAATGCCTTTACTCAGGGTTTAGTTTACAGTCACGACACACTATACGAAAGCACTGGATTGAGAGGAAGATCGTCCTTGCGGCAAGTCGAATTAGAAACTGGAAAAGTTTTGCAAATTCAGCGTTTAGATAATCGTTATTTTGCTGAAGGTTTGACTTTGTGGCAAGAGCGACTAATTCAGCTTACCTGGGTATCCCATACTGGTTTTATCTACGATCGCCAGAGCTTTAAGAAATTAAATACTTTTACCTATCCAACTGAAGGTTGGGGTTTGACACATAACGATAGCCAACTAATTATGAGCGACGGTTCGGACACGCTTTACTTCCTAGATCCCGACACATTTCAAGAAATTAGGCACATTCGGGTAAAAGATGGGCAAAAACCAATAGCAAATTTAAATGAACTTGAATATATTAATGGTGAAATTTTAGCCAATGTCTGGTTGACCAATCGCATTGCCCGTATTTCTCCTCAGACTGGTCGAGTTATAGGCTGGCTCGATTTGACGGGAATTATCGATCCTCCGCCCGCTTTAGAAACTGGGGCGGTATTAAATGGAATTGCTTACGATGCTTTAGAAGACAGACTGTTTGTGACTGGCAAACTCTGGAATAAGCTCTTTGAGATTGAGATATCGTGTCAATAA
- a CDS encoding response regulator transcription factor, whose translation MIKLAIVDDQSTIREFLKIHLDSIPDISVVGAASNGKEAIDTIEKCQPDIVLMDIEMPIMNGIEATKIISETFTNVMVVLFTTRDDKQQLNLALRAGARGYVLKTTSPKDLVEIIHLTVKGFFNLGPIIGNWNEETTSSAIETEEPKISLSRSNASVLLSDLTDRILELRRAVESQETKIVNLTNKIAYGQNEFSSRSDRRKLLNGRYSGRTSVKYYLDKKRQNTLFISGFLLGAFMVVTILVLFVAIKTFVL comes from the coding sequence ATGATTAAACTTGCTATAGTTGACGACCAAAGCACTATCAGAGAATTTCTAAAAATTCATTTAGATAGCATACCAGACATCTCGGTTGTAGGAGCGGCTAGTAACGGTAAAGAGGCAATCGATACTATAGAAAAATGTCAGCCCGATATCGTACTTATGGATATTGAAATGCCTATTATGAATGGCATAGAAGCCACAAAAATTATATCCGAAACTTTCACTAATGTAATGGTTGTATTGTTTACTACCAGAGACGATAAACAGCAGTTAAATTTGGCTTTAAGAGCGGGAGCGAGAGGTTACGTTTTAAAAACTACCAGTCCCAAAGATTTGGTTGAGATTATTCATTTGACGGTAAAGGGATTTTTTAATCTCGGACCGATTATTGGTAACTGGAATGAAGAAACTACTTCTAGTGCCATTGAAACCGAAGAACCAAAAATTTCTCTGTCGCGGTCTAATGCGTCCGTTCTTCTTTCAGACCTTACCGACCGAATCTTAGAACTAAGACGGGCAGTCGAATCTCAAGAAACTAAAATTGTCAATTTAACTAACAAAATTGCTTACGGACAAAACGAATTTAGCTCTCGCTCAGATCGAAGAAAATTGCTAAATGGCAGATATTCAGGTCGTACTTCGGTCAAATATTATTTAGATAAAAAACGACAAAACACATTGTTTATTAGTGGTTTTTTACTTGGGGCATTTATGGTGGTAACAATTTTAGTTTTATTTGTAGCTATTAAAACCTTTGTCTTATAG
- a CDS encoding TonB family protein — protein MTSVAIHLAGLLIWLWLERSPSTTTQNTPTPIEFIEVPAETATKEPPPETKRQATRNSISRGEVKPELPPANDNTGESAKELDSPPKPQTPTTTAPTAVAPQTVPTPPAPKPLEPPAKPSKTQKPSATAKAPTQSAKVAQPNSDVLTTPTSPTTTKPAAPKKESVAANSPDTGASSLLGGSYQRSFADDAGSTFFNLQANASQEAQNFSGLDARQNLEMSSYFDEIRRRVKRNWNPQVASDERHTVLTFVIQPDGNITQLTIASSSGSELADREALAAVRQSAPFEALPASYPRNSLNIEFNFNIYYR, from the coding sequence TTGACTTCGGTAGCAATTCATCTAGCTGGATTGCTAATTTGGCTGTGGTTGGAGCGATCGCCATCGACTACCACACAAAACACACCCACTCCGATTGAGTTTATCGAAGTTCCTGCCGAAACAGCTACTAAAGAACCCCCGCCAGAAACTAAGCGACAAGCGACTCGTAACTCCATCTCACGGGGCGAGGTAAAACCAGAATTGCCTCCTGCAAATGACAACACTGGTGAGTCGGCAAAGGAACTCGATTCGCCACCAAAACCACAAACACCAACTACAACTGCGCCAACGGCAGTAGCTCCCCAGACAGTTCCTACGCCACCAGCACCCAAACCGCTAGAACCTCCTGCTAAACCTTCAAAGACACAAAAACCGTCAGCTACAGCTAAAGCTCCAACTCAAAGTGCGAAAGTAGCTCAGCCCAACTCAGATGTTTTGACTACTCCAACATCTCCAACCACTACTAAACCTGCTGCCCCAAAAAAAGAATCAGTTGCTGCAAATTCTCCCGATACGGGTGCGTCTAGTTTGTTAGGTGGTAGTTATCAGCGATCTTTTGCCGACGATGCTGGAAGTACATTTTTTAACCTTCAGGCAAATGCTAGCCAAGAAGCCCAAAATTTTAGTGGCTTGGATGCTCGGCAAAATTTGGAAATGAGTTCGTATTTTGACGAGATTAGACGACGGGTAAAACGTAACTGGAATCCTCAAGTTGCCAGTGACGAACGACATACCGTACTTACTTTTGTCATTCAACCAGACGGCAATATTACCCAACTAACTATAGCCAGCTCCTCTGGTTCGGAGCTAGCCGATCGCGAAGCTCTAGCAGCGGTAAGACAATCGGCACCTTTTGAGGCATTGCCTGCAAGCTATCCCCGAAATTCTTTGAATATTGAATTTAACTTTAATATCTATTACCGCTAG
- a CDS encoding carbon dioxide-concentrating mechanism protein CcmK: MSQQQAVGVIQTLGFPAVLAAADATLKNGRVTLVYFDKGESGTFVIAIRGPVAEVKPAMKAGFEAADNTFGGKVATHYIVPNPPDNVVAVLPIDYSEKVEPYRV; this comes from the coding sequence ATGTCTCAACAACAAGCAGTAGGCGTAATCCAAACTCTAGGTTTTCCTGCGGTTTTGGCTGCGGCAGATGCTACTTTGAAAAATGGTCGTGTAACTCTGGTTTATTTTGACAAAGGTGAAAGCGGTACCTTTGTAATCGCTATTCGTGGACCTGTTGCAGAAGTCAAACCCGCTATGAAAGCAGGATTTGAAGCGGCAGACAATACCTTTGGTGGCAAGGTAGCTACTCACTATATAGTTCCCAATCCACCAGATAACGTGGTTGCTGTTTTGCCCATCGACTATAGCGAAAAAGTAGAGCCTTATAGAGTTTAG
- the purQ gene encoding phosphoribosylformylglycinamidine synthase subunit PurQ, protein MKFGIIVFPGSNCDRDVATVTQGLLDLPTRMVWHQERDIEDLDVVVVPGGFSYGDYLRCGAIAQFSPVMSSVVEHAKQNKYVIGICNGFQVLTEVGLLPGALIRNRDLHFICDRVPIRVERQNTPWTRNYEPHQVITLPIAHGEGRYYADKNTIQELEDSERVLFRYCSPSGEIDAEGNCNGSLNNIAGIINERGNVLGMMPHPERASDIALGDTDGLSIFKSLLGQLVR, encoded by the coding sequence ATGAAATTTGGCATTATCGTTTTTCCTGGCTCCAATTGCGATCGCGACGTAGCTACTGTAACTCAAGGATTGTTAGATCTTCCTACTCGTATGGTGTGGCATCAAGAGCGAGATATTGAAGATTTAGATGTGGTAGTCGTTCCAGGGGGATTTAGCTATGGTGACTATTTACGGTGTGGAGCGATCGCGCAATTTTCTCCCGTAATGTCTAGCGTTGTCGAACACGCCAAACAGAATAAATATGTAATTGGTATCTGTAATGGCTTTCAGGTATTAACCGAAGTCGGATTACTGCCTGGAGCTTTAATTCGCAATCGCGATCTGCATTTTATTTGCGATCGCGTACCAATTAGAGTCGAGCGGCAAAATACTCCCTGGACTCGAAACTACGAACCCCATCAGGTTATTACCCTACCAATCGCTCATGGTGAAGGTCGCTATTACGCCGATAAAAATACAATTCAAGAATTAGAAGACAGCGAACGGGTTTTATTTCGCTACTGTAGTCCATCGGGAGAAATTGACGCAGAGGGCAATTGCAACGGTTCGCTTAATAACATTGCAGGCATTATCAACGAACGGGGTAATGTCTTAGGCATGATGCCCCATCCAGAACGAGCGTCCGATATTGCCCTGGGGGATACTGATGGTCTATCTATTTTCAAAAGCTTGTTGGGTCAGTTAGTGCGATGA
- a CDS encoding NAD(P)H-quinone oxidoreductase subunit J, producing MAEEEKNNNSEENNSEENAEATDIVEAGETSKWLSENGFDNKPLPVDVSGVELIEVEAEFLLPIATALYAYGFNYLQCQGAYDLGPGKELVSFYHLIEVSDDAERPKEVRLKVLLPRDNPKVPSVYWIWKAADWQERESYDMYGIVYEGHPNLKRILMNEDWEGWPLRKDYISPDFYELQDAY from the coding sequence GTGGCTGAAGAAGAAAAAAACAATAACTCTGAAGAAAATAATTCTGAAGAAAATGCCGAAGCTACTGACATAGTTGAAGCTGGTGAAACTTCTAAGTGGTTGAGCGAAAACGGTTTTGATAACAAACCATTACCTGTAGATGTTAGCGGTGTAGAGTTAATCGAAGTAGAAGCTGAGTTTTTACTTCCCATTGCTACCGCACTATATGCCTACGGCTTTAACTATCTTCAGTGTCAGGGAGCATACGATCTCGGTCCAGGGAAAGAACTGGTTAGCTTTTATCATTTGATTGAAGTTAGCGATGATGCCGAACGCCCGAAAGAAGTAAGACTTAAAGTACTTTTGCCTAGAGATAATCCTAAAGTTCCTTCGGTATATTGGATTTGGAAAGCGGCTGACTGGCAGGAGCGAGAAAGCTACGATATGTATGGGATTGTTTACGAAGGGCATCCCAATCTCAAGCGTATATTAATGAATGAAGATTGGGAAGGTTGGCCCTTACGGAAAGACTATATCTCTCCTGATTTTTACGAATTACAAGACGCTTATTAA
- a CDS encoding ABC-F family ATP-binding cassette domain-containing protein, which yields MLRLERVSKIYPTGEVLKDVTWEVKVGEKVGLVGVNGAGKSTQLKIITGEVEPTAGEVIRPTSLRIAYLTQEFEVEPTRTVKEEFWTVFSEANKIQQSMYKVQQLMETATPQELDKLIERLDKLQRKFEALDGYVLDAQIEKILPEMGFSIEDGDRLVSSFSGGWQMRMSLGKILLQEPDVLLLDEPTNHLDLETIEWLENYLKGINTPMVVVSHDREFLDRLCTKIVETERGFSTTYLGNYSAYLQQKAENRTAQEATFDRQQKELAKQQEFIEKFRASATRSTQAKSREKQLAKVDLVEAPTANLRGLKFRFPPSPRSGREVVKIEDLVHTYDNNILFLGADLTIERGDRIAILGPNGAGKSTLLRMIMGMEPHDEGTVALGKHNVIPSYFEQNQAEALDLEKTVMNTIHDEVPDWKNEEVRTLLGQFLFSGDTVFKPVKALSGGEKARLALAKMLLSPANFLILDEPTNHLDIPAKEMLEEALQQYDGTAIIVSHDRYFISQAANKIVEIRDGELVVYLGDYHYYLDKIAEEKERARQKLEAEKKAAKQAEKRAKQAAKKKQKKSKV from the coding sequence ATGCTGAGACTCGAACGTGTAAGTAAAATTTATCCTACTGGAGAAGTTCTCAAAGATGTCACCTGGGAAGTAAAAGTAGGCGAAAAAGTAGGTTTGGTAGGAGTTAATGGTGCGGGAAAATCTACCCAGCTAAAAATTATTACTGGCGAAGTCGAACCAACTGCGGGAGAAGTCATTCGTCCTACCAGTTTGCGTATTGCTTATTTAACTCAAGAGTTTGAAGTCGAACCAACACGGACTGTAAAAGAAGAATTTTGGACTGTTTTTTCCGAAGCCAATAAAATTCAGCAGTCAATGTATAAAGTGCAACAGTTAATGGAGACTGCCACTCCGCAAGAACTCGATAAATTAATCGAACGGTTAGATAAGCTACAGCGAAAATTTGAAGCTTTAGACGGTTATGTTTTGGATGCCCAAATTGAAAAAATTCTACCTGAAATGGGGTTTAGTATTGAAGATGGCGATCGCCTGGTAAGTTCCTTTAGCGGTGGTTGGCAAATGCGAATGAGTTTGGGGAAAATCTTGTTGCAAGAACCAGATGTCTTACTGTTAGACGAACCGACCAATCATCTGGATTTAGAAACTATTGAATGGCTAGAGAACTATCTTAAAGGTATCAACACACCTATGGTAGTCGTCTCTCACGATCGAGAATTTCTCGACCGTCTCTGTACTAAAATAGTTGAAACCGAACGGGGTTTTTCGACTACTTATCTTGGTAATTACTCGGCATACTTACAGCAAAAAGCTGAAAATCGAACCGCTCAAGAGGCTACTTTCGATCGCCAACAAAAAGAACTTGCCAAACAGCAAGAATTTATCGAAAAATTTCGCGCCAGTGCCACTAGAAGTACTCAGGCTAAAAGCCGTGAAAAGCAGTTGGCAAAAGTAGACTTGGTTGAAGCTCCTACAGCAAATCTACGCGGTTTGAAGTTTCGTTTTCCTCCTTCTCCTCGTAGCGGTAGAGAAGTAGTTAAAATCGAAGATTTAGTTCACACCTATGACAACAACATTTTGTTTTTAGGCGCGGATCTGACCATCGAACGGGGCGATCGCATTGCAATTTTAGGTCCAAACGGTGCGGGTAAATCGACTTTGCTCCGCATGATTATGGGAATGGAACCCCATGATGAGGGAACGGTAGCTTTGGGTAAGCACAATGTAATTCCCAGTTATTTCGAGCAAAATCAAGCCGAAGCTTTAGACCTCGAAAAAACGGTAATGAATACTATTCATGATGAAGTACCAGACTGGAAAAACGAGGAAGTTCGTACTTTATTAGGACAATTTTTGTTTAGTGGCGATACGGTATTTAAACCAGTCAAAGCTTTGAGCGGTGGCGAAAAAGCACGTCTGGCTCTAGCAAAAATGTTACTTTCTCCCGCCAATTTCTTAATTTTAGACGAGCCGACCAATCATCTGGATATTCCTGCCAAGGAAATGCTGGAAGAAGCTTTACAACAATATGATGGAACAGCAATTATTGTTTCTCACGATCGCTATTTTATTTCTCAAGCTGCTAATAAAATTGTCGAAATTCGTGACGGAGAATTAGTTGTTTATCTAGGAGATTATCACTACTATTTAGATAAAATTGCTGAAGAAAAAGAACGAGCCAGACAAAAACTAGAAGCAGAAAAAAAAGCTGCTAAACAAGCAGAAAAAAGAGCCAAGCAAGCTGCAAAGAAAAAACAAAAAAAATCCAAAGTGTAG
- the ndhC gene encoding photosynthetic/respiratory NAD(P)H-quinone oxidoreductase subunit C: MFVLNGYEYFLVFLLLCSAVPALALTASAVLRPKGGGPERRTTYESGMEPVGGAWIQFNIRYYMFALVFVVFDVETVFLYPWAVAFSRLGLLAFVEALIFIAILVVALVYAWRKGALEWS, translated from the coding sequence TTGTTTGTTCTCAATGGTTATGAATATTTTTTAGTTTTTTTGCTGCTGTGTAGTGCGGTGCCAGCTTTGGCTCTAACTGCGTCGGCAGTTCTAAGACCAAAAGGCGGTGGTCCCGAAAGACGCACTACCTATGAATCTGGTATGGAACCTGTAGGGGGTGCCTGGATACAGTTTAATATCCGCTACTATATGTTTGCCTTAGTTTTTGTAGTTTTTGATGTAGAAACAGTATTTTTATACCCTTGGGCAGTGGCTTTTAGCCGTTTGGGATTATTAGCATTTGTCGAAGCCTTAATTTTTATTGCTATTTTAGTTGTGGCTTTGGTGTATGCGTGGAGAAAAGGAGCTTTGGAGTGGTCATGA
- the nuoB gene encoding NADH-quinone oxidoreductase subunit NuoB, whose amino-acid sequence MTSNLFEQEQKEKIINPVSPTKVTQDLSENIILTTVDDLYNWAKLSSLWPMMYGTACCFIEFAALIGSRFDFDRFGLIPRASPRQADLIITAGTITMKMAPAVVRLYEEMADPKYVIAMGACTITGGMFSSDSTTAVRGVDKLIPVDVYIPGCPPRPEAIFDAIIKLRRKVSNESLQERAAALEQTHRYYSTAHNMKLVRSDYDGKYLQSQTRQAPPKELAEAMGMPLPDTLEEAKEEIERG is encoded by the coding sequence ATGACTTCCAATTTATTCGAGCAAGAACAAAAAGAAAAAATTATTAATCCCGTTAGTCCGACTAAAGTTACGCAAGACTTATCGGAAAACATTATTCTCACTACAGTAGATGACCTATATAACTGGGCAAAACTTTCGAGTTTGTGGCCCATGATGTATGGTACTGCTTGCTGCTTTATCGAATTTGCGGCTCTTATCGGTTCGAGATTTGATTTTGATCGCTTTGGTTTGATACCTCGTGCTAGTCCCCGTCAAGCCGATTTAATTATTACTGCGGGTACGATTACCATGAAAATGGCACCTGCGGTAGTACGACTTTATGAAGAAATGGCAGATCCCAAGTACGTTATTGCTATGGGTGCCTGCACTATTACTGGAGGTATGTTTAGTAGCGACTCTACTACAGCAGTAAGAGGAGTAGACAAACTAATTCCCGTTGACGTTTACATTCCTGGTTGTCCACCTCGCCCCGAAGCTATATTTGATGCCATTATTAAGCTACGAAGAAAAGTTTCTAATGAGTCTCTTCAAGAGAGGGCAGCCGCTCTAGAGCAAACTCATCGCTATTACAGTACCGCTCACAACATGAAATTGGTTAGATCGGATTACGACGGTAAGTATTTGCAATCACAAACGCGCCAAGCACCGCCTAAAGAGCTGGCAGAAGCAATGGGAATGCCATTACCAGATACCTTAGAAGAAGCTAAAGAGGAGATAGAGCGTGGCTGA
- a CDS encoding carbon dioxide-concentrating mechanism protein CcmK: MPAQSAVGSIETKGFPGILAAADAMVKAGRVTLVGYIRVGSARFNINIRGDVSEVKTAMEAGIEAVKKAEGATLESWVIIPRPHENVCAVLPIDYTEEVLPYRDRVEGRVLPIGRG; encoded by the coding sequence ATGCCCGCTCAATCTGCGGTAGGTTCGATTGAAACCAAAGGCTTTCCAGGTATTTTGGCAGCAGCCGATGCTATGGTGAAAGCAGGAAGAGTTACTCTCGTTGGTTATATTAGAGTTGGTAGTGCGCGATTTAATATTAATATTCGCGGTGATGTTTCCGAAGTTAAAACTGCTATGGAAGCTGGTATAGAAGCTGTCAAAAAAGCAGAAGGGGCAACCTTAGAATCCTGGGTAATTATTCCTCGTCCTCATGAAAATGTCTGTGCTGTACTTCCTATTGACTACACTGAAGAAGTGCTGCCGTACCGCGATCGAGTTGAAGGTAGAGTTTTACCAATAGGACGTGGTTAA